A single genomic interval of Mycobacterium sp. DL592 harbors:
- a CDS encoding AAA family ATPase: MTTVWTGPFKAFEYWADLAENEPDFLIDGMLHSATNTVSGKPTVGKTRLVAAMAAAIAMEEEEFCGSEIVGAGPVMIISTDAGETRRWGLRMREHGVPDGRVGIAKFNPLDWRIYEGQARGARLLVLDNLTGCLGSRKIGDDDAAREICTPLAEIAENGTTVLMIAHSAKNFEAQSGRYTPTGAMGSTVYQAWERLNLHIHDVTEPNTRAVAIRSNDHGNRDLLLKADWGRSSAQWSLLNEKDDTRQRSEEAHQRRNELFDRVADDAGLRAIESARGVGRALVDRYPGEWATGEAAYKAFSRARRSAGGIFAGGRWQRPED; the protein is encoded by the coding sequence ATGACGACAGTTTGGACGGGGCCGTTCAAGGCCTTTGAGTACTGGGCTGACCTCGCGGAGAACGAGCCAGACTTTCTCATTGACGGCATGTTGCACTCGGCTACCAACACGGTTTCAGGTAAGCCGACCGTGGGCAAGACACGGCTGGTCGCGGCGATGGCGGCGGCAATCGCGATGGAAGAGGAGGAGTTCTGCGGCTCCGAAATCGTGGGAGCCGGCCCGGTGATGATCATCTCCACCGATGCCGGGGAGACGCGACGCTGGGGGCTGCGGATGCGAGAACACGGTGTGCCCGATGGGCGTGTGGGGATCGCGAAGTTCAATCCGCTCGACTGGCGTATCTACGAGGGTCAGGCACGCGGGGCGCGGCTGTTGGTGCTCGACAACCTGACGGGTTGTTTGGGCAGCCGAAAGATCGGCGACGATGACGCGGCCAGGGAGATCTGCACCCCGTTGGCCGAGATCGCGGAGAACGGCACGACTGTGTTGATGATCGCTCACTCGGCGAAGAACTTCGAGGCGCAATCCGGTCGGTACACCCCGACCGGAGCAATGGGCTCGACGGTGTACCAAGCGTGGGAACGGCTGAACCTGCACATCCATGATGTGACAGAACCGAATACTCGTGCGGTCGCGATCAGGTCGAACGATCACGGCAACAGAGACCTGCTCTTGAAAGCAGACTGGGGACGCTCGTCAGCGCAGTGGTCACTGCTCAACGAGAAGGACGACACCCGCCAGCGCAGCGAGGAAGCCCACCAACGCCGGAACGAATTGTTCGACAGGGTTGCCGACGATGCGGGCCTCCGCGCTATCGAATCAGCACGCGGTGTTGGCCGCGCGTTGGTCGACAGGTACCCCGGCGAATGGGCTACCGGGGAAGCGGCCTACAAAGCGTTCAGCCGTGCCAGGCGGAGCGCTGGAGGAATTTTCGCAGGGGGTAGGTGGCAGCGGCCCGAAGACTGA
- a CDS encoding DEAD/DEAH box helicase has translation MASFGNELLAAAVAGAESSPEALRHVADIAARGAVTAAWPAWVEPDVLRAFHDHGVTAPWSHQVRAADLAHAGRHVVVSTGTASGKSMAFQLPIMDALSRDPRARALYLSPTKALGHDQLRAAHALTTAVPALADVAPTSYDGDTPTEVRRFARERSRWLFSNPDMIHLSLLRNHARWAVFLRGLRYIVVDECHYYRGIFGSNVAMVLRRLLRLCERYAPESSPTVIFASATTAAPGQTASELIGQTVEAVTEDGSPHGARTVALWEPELRTDLFGENGAPVRRSAGAEAARMMADLVAEGARTLTFVRSRRGAELTALAARARLEDIAPQLLDTVASYRAGYLAEDRRALERALYDGELRGLATTNALELGIDIAGLDAVLLAGFPGTVASFWQQAGRSGRRGQGALVVLIARDDPLDTYLVHHPAALLDKPVERVVIDPANPYVLGPQLLCAATEMPLDDAEVRRWEAEPVAAALVDDGLLRRRGSRYFPAAGLDPHPAVDIRGSAGGQVAIVEEGTGRMLGNTAAGQAPATVHPGAVYLHQGESYVVDSLRLEDGVAFVHAEDPGYSTYARELTDITVTGAGERVSFDAVELGLVPVSVTHRVIGYLRRRFSGEVIDFVELDMPEQSLPTTAVMYTITPEALLDSGIELPRIPGSLHAAEHAAIGLLPLVASCDRGDIGGLSTAIGEGGLPTVFVYDGHPGGAGFAEQGYRMAATWLGATADAIESCECPQGCPSCVQSPKCGNGNEPLDKAGAVRVLRLVLAELAGGQM, from the coding sequence ATGGCGAGCTTCGGTAACGAGCTGCTGGCCGCGGCCGTCGCGGGCGCCGAGTCCTCTCCGGAGGCGTTGCGTCACGTCGCGGACATCGCCGCCCGCGGCGCCGTCACCGCCGCGTGGCCGGCCTGGGTCGAGCCAGATGTGCTCCGCGCGTTCCACGATCACGGCGTCACCGCCCCGTGGTCGCATCAGGTTCGCGCCGCTGACCTCGCCCATGCCGGCCGTCACGTGGTGGTCAGTACCGGCACGGCCTCCGGCAAGTCGATGGCGTTCCAGCTGCCGATCATGGATGCGCTGTCCCGCGACCCGCGGGCCCGGGCGCTGTATTTGTCGCCGACGAAAGCGCTTGGCCACGACCAGTTGCGGGCCGCTCACGCGCTGACCACCGCGGTACCCGCACTGGCCGACGTGGCACCCACCTCCTATGACGGCGACACCCCGACGGAGGTGCGCCGGTTCGCCCGCGAACGCTCGAGGTGGCTGTTCTCCAACCCGGACATGATTCATCTCTCGCTGCTGCGCAACCATGCCCGCTGGGCGGTGTTCCTGCGTGGTCTGCGCTACATCGTGGTTGACGAATGCCATTACTACCGCGGCATTTTCGGGTCCAACGTGGCGATGGTCCTGCGCCGGCTGCTTCGCTTGTGTGAACGGTACGCGCCCGAGTCGAGCCCTACGGTGATCTTCGCCAGTGCCACCACCGCGGCGCCGGGGCAGACGGCGTCGGAGTTGATCGGGCAGACGGTGGAGGCGGTCACCGAGGACGGCTCGCCGCATGGCGCGCGCACGGTGGCGCTGTGGGAGCCGGAGTTACGCACGGATCTGTTCGGTGAGAACGGTGCGCCGGTGCGGCGCTCGGCGGGAGCCGAGGCGGCGCGGATGATGGCCGACCTGGTCGCCGAGGGGGCCCGGACGCTGACGTTCGTGCGATCGCGGCGCGGCGCGGAGCTGACCGCGCTGGCGGCGCGGGCTCGCCTGGAGGACATCGCGCCGCAGTTGCTCGACACCGTGGCGTCCTACCGGGCGGGTTATCTGGCCGAGGACCGGCGGGCACTGGAGCGGGCACTGTACGACGGCGAGTTACGCGGTCTGGCAACGACCAACGCCCTCGAGTTGGGTATCGACATCGCCGGGCTGGACGCGGTATTGCTGGCCGGCTTCCCCGGCACGGTCGCGTCGTTCTGGCAGCAGGCCGGCCGATCGGGACGGCGCGGCCAGGGTGCGCTGGTGGTGCTGATCGCGCGCGACGACCCACTGGACACCTACCTGGTGCACCATCCCGCTGCGCTGCTGGACAAGCCCGTCGAACGGGTGGTCATCGACCCCGCCAACCCGTATGTCCTCGGCCCTCAGTTGCTCTGCGCAGCAACCGAAATGCCGCTGGATGACGCAGAGGTACGGCGGTGGGAGGCCGAGCCGGTGGCTGCCGCATTGGTCGACGACGGGCTGTTGCGCCGTCGCGGCAGCCGGTACTTCCCGGCAGCCGGGCTGGACCCGCATCCCGCCGTCGACATCCGCGGGTCGGCGGGCGGTCAGGTGGCCATCGTTGAAGAGGGCACCGGCCGCATGCTCGGCAACACCGCGGCCGGGCAGGCACCGGCCACCGTTCACCCCGGCGCGGTGTATTTGCATCAGGGTGAGAGTTATGTCGTGGACTCGTTGCGCCTCGAGGACGGCGTGGCTTTCGTCCATGCCGAGGACCCGGGCTATTCGACCTATGCCCGCGAGCTCACCGACATCACCGTGACCGGAGCCGGCGAGCGGGTGAGCTTCGACGCGGTGGAACTGGGACTGGTGCCAGTGTCGGTGACCCACCGGGTGATCGGTTACCTGCGTCGCCGCTTCTCCGGTGAGGTCATCGACTTCGTCGAACTCGATATGCCCGAGCAGTCGCTGCCCACCACCGCGGTGATGTACACGATCACGCCAGAAGCGTTGCTGGACAGTGGAATCGAGCTACCCCGGATACCGGGATCGCTGCACGCCGCCGAGCACGCTGCAATCGGGCTGCTACCGCTGGTGGCCAGCTGCGACCGCGGCGACATCGGCGGCCTGTCGACCGCAATCGGAGAGGGTGGCCTGCCCACGGTGTTCGTCTACGACGGTCACCCCGGCGGCGCGGGATTCGCCGAACAGGGCTACCGGATGGCGGCGACCTGGCTGGGCGCCACGGCAGACGCCATCGAATCGTGCGAGTGCCCGCAGGGGTGCCCGTCGTGCGTGCAGTCCCCGAAGTGTGGGAACGGCAATGAACCGCTGGACAAGGCGGGTGCGGTGAGGGTGCTCAGGCTCGTGTTGGCCGAGCTTGCCGGCGGCCAGATGTGA
- a CDS encoding PAS domain-containing protein has translation MNHDWLLVETLGSEPVVVAQGRQMKNLVPITAFLRRNPHLAAIQTAISETVSTGTSLASITPKSDRVIRTEAVQMTDGKVHGVHVWIGPADAEPPERPIPGPLKWDMTTGEATDTVESLTNAGMDPSEERTHGRAFVEDLPSRDLNRDEARVLALAVDPGPGRTYCTSWDFTDKLGGRRRVGFVARTAMEPAEDGTEHLIARAMNLVGELDPSDAPTDLLAQRILKGLSQPGVYRAIVDLGSWNLLKWLDDPCPHYDWRQGVQFHPADKGLLEPMAKEFESGSTSRVLRLPGVEEGWVPMHVSVNRVELDNGIFAGLITLRLPTDIELSEAKLLSADDIAK, from the coding sequence ATGAACCACGACTGGCTGCTGGTGGAGACACTGGGCTCCGAGCCTGTCGTCGTCGCACAGGGCCGCCAGATGAAGAACCTCGTGCCGATCACCGCGTTTCTGCGACGGAATCCGCATCTGGCCGCGATTCAGACCGCCATCTCCGAGACCGTCTCCACGGGCACCAGCCTCGCCAGCATCACCCCGAAGAGCGACCGGGTCATCCGCACCGAAGCTGTCCAGATGACCGACGGCAAGGTGCACGGCGTGCACGTGTGGATCGGTCCGGCCGACGCTGAGCCACCGGAGCGGCCGATTCCCGGGCCGCTGAAGTGGGACATGACCACCGGGGAGGCCACCGACACCGTCGAGTCGCTGACCAACGCCGGGATGGACCCATCCGAGGAACGCACCCACGGGCGGGCGTTCGTCGAGGATCTGCCCAGCCGTGACCTCAACCGGGACGAAGCCCGCGTGCTGGCGCTGGCGGTCGATCCCGGCCCCGGCCGTACGTATTGCACCAGCTGGGATTTCACCGACAAACTGGGCGGGCGCCGACGGGTGGGTTTCGTCGCGCGCACGGCGATGGAACCTGCTGAGGACGGCACCGAGCATCTCATCGCCCGGGCCATGAACCTCGTCGGGGAACTCGACCCGTCGGATGCGCCGACCGATCTGCTGGCCCAGCGCATCCTCAAGGGTCTCTCGCAGCCGGGGGTGTACCGGGCGATCGTCGACCTGGGCAGCTGGAATCTGCTCAAGTGGCTCGACGACCCGTGCCCACACTACGACTGGCGCCAGGGTGTCCAGTTCCATCCAGCCGACAAAGGCCTTCTGGAGCCGATGGCCAAGGAATTCGAAAGCGGTTCGACCAGTAGGGTTTTGCGGCTCCCCGGAGTGGAAGAGGGGTGGGTGCCGATGCACGTCAGCGTCAACCGTGTCGAACTGGACAACGGAATCTTCGCCGGCCTCATCACGCTTCGGTTGCCCACCGACATCGAGCTGAGTGAGGCGAAGCTGCTGTCCGCCGACGACATCGCTAAATAG
- the topA gene encoding type I DNA topoisomerase — translation MADDETRDSGGGNGRVRRLVIVESPTKARKIAGYLGSNYIVESSRGHIRDLPRNAADVPAKYKSEPWARLGVNVEQNFEPLYIISPEKKSTVSELKDLLKNVDELYLATDGDREGEAIAWHLLETLKPRVPVKRMVFHEITEPAIRAAAEHPRDLDNDLVDAQETRRILDRLYGYEVSPVLWKKVAPRLSAGRVQSVATRIIVQRERDRMAFRSASYWDVLAELDASVSDPNAAPPRFTARLVSVDGKRVASGRDFDSLGVVRKSDEVVVLDEASAGSLATGLRGASLSVASVEEKPYTRRPYPPFMTSTLQQEAGRKLRFTSERTMSVAQRLYENGYITYMRTDSTTLSESAINAARNQARQLYGDEYVHPSPRQYTRKVKNAQEAHEAIRPAGDTFATPGALHRELDGDEFRLYELIWQRTVASQMADARGTTLSLRIAGTEPDGREVVFSASGRTITFPGFMKAYVETVDELAGGEADDAESRLPQLRQGQRVDATQLTPDGHNTNPPARYTEASLIKALEELGIGRPSTYSSIIKTIQDRGYVHKKGSALVPSWVAFAVTGLLEQHFGRLVDYDFTAAMEDELDEIASGHERRTNWLSNFYFGGEHGVADSIARAGGLKKLVGVNLEGIDAREVNSIKLFDDEHGRPIVVRVGKNGPYLERMITGDDGEPTPQRANLSDEITPDELTLELAETLFATPQEGRVLGVDPESGHEIVARDGRYGPYVTEVLPPPPEEDGGVTAKKGKKPTGPKPRTGSLFRSMDLQTVTLEDALKLLSLPRLVGVDPQSGEEITSQNGRYGPYLKRGTDSRSLATEDQIFDITLDEALKIYAEPKRRGGQGAAAPPLRELGTDTASGKPMVIKDGRFGPYVTDGETNASLRKGDDVLSITDERASELLADRRARGPVKKVSRKAPAKKAPAKKTPAKKAAKKA, via the coding sequence TTGGCTGACGACGAAACCCGCGACAGCGGCGGCGGCAATGGTCGCGTCCGACGGCTCGTCATCGTCGAGTCGCCGACAAAGGCGCGCAAAATCGCCGGTTACCTGGGCTCCAACTACATCGTCGAGTCGTCCCGCGGACACATCCGCGACCTCCCGCGCAACGCCGCTGACGTGCCCGCGAAGTACAAATCCGAACCGTGGGCCCGGCTCGGGGTCAATGTCGAGCAGAACTTCGAGCCGCTCTACATCATCAGCCCGGAGAAGAAGAGCACCGTCAGCGAGCTCAAAGACCTGTTGAAGAACGTCGACGAGCTCTACCTGGCCACGGACGGTGACCGCGAAGGCGAGGCCATCGCCTGGCATCTGCTGGAAACCCTTAAACCCCGCGTGCCGGTCAAGCGGATGGTCTTCCACGAGATCACCGAGCCGGCTATCCGTGCGGCCGCCGAACATCCCCGTGACCTGGACAACGACCTGGTCGACGCGCAGGAGACCCGCCGCATCCTCGACCGGCTCTACGGCTACGAAGTCAGCCCGGTGCTGTGGAAGAAGGTCGCCCCGCGACTGTCGGCGGGCCGCGTCCAGTCGGTCGCCACCCGGATCATCGTGCAGCGGGAACGCGACCGCATGGCGTTCCGCAGCGCGTCCTACTGGGACGTGCTGGCCGAGCTCGACGCCAGCGTGTCCGACCCGAACGCCGCGCCGCCGCGCTTCACCGCCCGGCTGGTCAGCGTGGACGGCAAGCGGGTGGCCAGCGGCCGCGACTTCGACTCCCTCGGTGTGGTTCGTAAGTCCGACGAGGTTGTCGTGCTCGACGAGGCCTCGGCCGGCTCGCTGGCTACCGGCCTGCGGGGGGCCAGCCTGTCGGTGGCGTCCGTAGAAGAGAAGCCCTATACCCGGCGGCCATATCCGCCGTTCATGACCTCCACGTTGCAGCAGGAGGCCGGTCGCAAGCTGCGGTTCACCTCCGAGCGCACCATGAGCGTCGCCCAGCGGCTGTACGAAAACGGCTACATCACCTACATGCGTACCGACTCGACGACACTGTCGGAGTCCGCCATCAACGCCGCCCGTAACCAGGCACGCCAGCTCTACGGCGACGAGTACGTGCATCCGTCGCCGCGCCAGTACACCCGCAAGGTCAAGAACGCCCAGGAGGCGCACGAGGCCATCCGCCCCGCCGGTGACACCTTCGCCACCCCGGGTGCCCTGCACCGCGAGCTCGACGGTGACGAGTTCCGGCTCTATGAGCTGATCTGGCAGCGGACGGTGGCCTCGCAGATGGCCGATGCGCGGGGGACCACGCTGAGCCTGCGCATCGCCGGCACCGAACCCGACGGGCGTGAGGTGGTGTTCAGCGCCAGCGGCCGCACGATCACCTTCCCGGGCTTCATGAAGGCCTACGTCGAGACCGTCGACGAGCTCGCCGGCGGCGAGGCCGACGACGCCGAGAGCCGGCTGCCGCAGCTGCGTCAGGGCCAGCGGGTGGACGCCACCCAGCTCACCCCCGACGGGCACAACACCAACCCGCCGGCCCGCTACACCGAGGCCTCGTTGATCAAGGCGCTCGAGGAGCTCGGAATCGGCCGTCCCTCAACGTATTCCTCGATCATCAAGACGATCCAGGACCGCGGTTACGTGCACAAAAAGGGCAGCGCCCTGGTGCCGTCCTGGGTGGCGTTCGCGGTGACCGGCCTACTCGAACAGCATTTCGGGCGGCTGGTGGACTACGACTTCACCGCGGCCATGGAAGACGAACTCGACGAGATCGCCTCGGGCCACGAACGCCGCACCAACTGGCTGTCCAACTTCTATTTCGGCGGCGAGCACGGCGTGGCCGACTCGATCGCCCGCGCCGGCGGCCTCAAGAAGCTGGTCGGGGTCAACCTCGAGGGAATCGACGCCCGAGAAGTCAACTCCATCAAGCTTTTTGACGACGAGCACGGCCGCCCGATCGTGGTGCGCGTCGGTAAGAACGGCCCGTACCTGGAGCGGATGATCACCGGCGACGACGGTGAGCCGACCCCGCAGCGGGCCAACCTCAGTGACGAGATCACCCCGGACGAGCTGACTCTGGAGCTGGCCGAAACCCTTTTTGCGACACCGCAGGAAGGCCGGGTACTCGGCGTCGACCCGGAGAGCGGGCACGAGATCGTCGCCCGCGACGGCCGTTACGGCCCGTATGTCACCGAGGTGTTGCCGCCGCCGCCCGAGGAGGACGGTGGGGTCACCGCCAAGAAGGGCAAGAAGCCGACCGGCCCCAAACCACGCACCGGTTCGCTATTCCGGTCGATGGACCTGCAGACCGTTACCCTCGAGGACGCGCTGAAGCTGCTGTCGCTGCCGCGACTGGTCGGCGTCGACCCCCAGTCGGGCGAGGAGATCACCTCACAGAATGGCCGCTACGGCCCATATCTGAAGCGGGGCACCGACTCTCGTTCGTTAGCCACTGAGGATCAGATCTTCGACATCACGTTGGACGAGGCGTTGAAGATCTACGCCGAGCCCAAACGTCGCGGCGGTCAGGGTGCGGCGGCCCCGCCGCTGCGCGAGCTGGGCACCGACACCGCGTCGGGCAAGCCGATGGTTATCAAGGACGGCCGGTTCGGCCCCTACGTCACCGACGGTGAGACCAACGCCAGCCTGCGCAAGGGCGATGACGTTCTGAGCATCACCGACGAGCGCGCCTCCGAACTGCTTGCCGACCGCCGTGCCCGCGGGCCGGTGAAGAAGGTGTCGCGTAAGGCACCGGCGAAGAAGGCACCCGCCAAGAAAACGCCCGCCAAGAAAGCCGCCAAGAAGGCCTGA
- a CDS encoding cold-shock protein: MPQGTVKWFNAEKGFGFIAPEDGSADVFVHYTEIQGSGFRTLEENQRVEFEVGQSPKGPQATGVRSI, translated from the coding sequence ATGCCACAGGGAACTGTGAAGTGGTTCAACGCGGAGAAGGGCTTCGGGTTCATTGCACCCGAGGACGGTTCTGCAGATGTGTTCGTCCACTACACGGAAATTCAGGGGTCGGGCTTCCGCACCCTTGAGGAGAACCAGAGGGTCGAGTTCGAGGTCGGTCAGAGCCCCAAGGGACCGCAGGCCACAGGCGTGCGCTCTATCTGA
- a CDS encoding HNH endonuclease has translation MRAARRRVYHADPAQEADYNREYRRVNSDAVRQRKADDYRNNVIREKLRRGKNRAIKAGIPADDITVAELLSDWERRVIDPTRCVYTGEQLQDGWHIDHAVPLSHPNTPGHVVANLVPCNPKVNVAKWRRHWIDFLADRAVAERV, from the coding sequence ATGCGCGCAGCGAGACGCCGCGTCTACCACGCCGATCCCGCACAGGAAGCTGACTACAACCGTGAGTATCGGCGGGTGAACAGCGACGCGGTGAGGCAGCGGAAGGCCGACGACTACCGCAACAACGTGATCCGGGAGAAGCTACGGCGCGGGAAGAACCGCGCCATCAAGGCCGGCATACCTGCCGACGACATCACCGTGGCCGAACTGCTTTCGGACTGGGAACGCCGCGTCATCGATCCAACTCGGTGCGTCTACACCGGGGAGCAACTCCAGGACGGCTGGCACATCGATCATGCGGTGCCGCTGAGCCACCCGAACACCCCCGGCCACGTGGTGGCCAATCTGGTGCCATGCAACCCGAAGGTGAATGTGGCCAAGTGGCGACGACACTGGATCGACTTCCTAGCCGACCGGGCAGTGGCCGAGCGTGTGTAA
- a CDS encoding Rv3654c family TadE-like protein — translation MRWRRPNPIADDAGAATVLGALLIVVLVTITLAGVQLGGAVVARHRAQAAADLAALAAAAALPGGTAAACRQALGVTAAMGAVLQGCDVDRLDVVLTVSFGRARAVARGGPAI, via the coding sequence GTGCGTTGGCGGCGGCCGAACCCGATCGCTGACGATGCCGGGGCGGCAACGGTTTTGGGCGCGTTGCTGATCGTGGTGCTCGTGACGATCACGCTCGCGGGTGTGCAACTCGGCGGTGCCGTAGTGGCCAGGCACCGAGCCCAGGCGGCGGCCGACCTTGCCGCGCTCGCCGCGGCGGCCGCACTCCCGGGCGGGACCGCCGCCGCGTGCAGGCAGGCGCTCGGCGTGACCGCCGCGATGGGTGCGGTGTTGCAGGGCTGTGACGTCGACCGACTCGACGTGGTCCTCACCGTGAGTTTCGGGCGGGCGCGCGCCGTAGCGCGGGGCGGGCCGGCTATTTAG
- a CDS encoding Panacea domain-containing protein: MSPRSVDAARWLIAVAADAGRTLTNFQINKLLYYAHGDYLDRHGKPLFREGFEAWEHGPVCPPVYRAFSDFGSEPIANIQVDRVRLARNIAPTALCALEQAWADYGDWSVSELWDDVHRPESPWEAVYVPGEDHTEITDDAIKAYFSDLQTPRLRRSMNRLRKRRDERGDSRGEVVGDAGLSSEIEAWSDLRAAGTSGLLG, translated from the coding sequence TTGAGCCCCCGATCAGTTGATGCCGCGAGATGGCTCATCGCCGTCGCTGCCGACGCAGGCCGGACGCTGACGAATTTCCAGATCAACAAGTTGCTCTACTACGCCCACGGCGATTACCTGGATCGTCACGGAAAACCCTTGTTCAGGGAGGGGTTTGAAGCTTGGGAGCATGGTCCAGTTTGCCCGCCCGTCTATCGCGCATTCAGTGATTTCGGCTCTGAGCCGATTGCCAATATCCAGGTAGATCGCGTGCGCTTGGCTCGCAACATCGCTCCGACGGCCCTCTGTGCTCTCGAACAAGCGTGGGCAGACTACGGCGACTGGTCTGTCTCTGAATTGTGGGACGACGTACACCGTCCAGAAAGCCCTTGGGAAGCCGTTTACGTACCTGGGGAGGACCACACCGAGATCACGGACGACGCGATCAAGGCGTACTTCTCGGACCTCCAGACGCCGAGGCTTCGTCGGTCGATGAACCGTTTGAGGAAGCGCCGCGATGAACGCGGTGATTCTCGCGGAGAGGTTGTCGGCGACGCTGGATTGTCGTCCGAAATTGAGGCGTGGAGCGACCTGCGCGCAGCCGGAACGTCCGGTCTCCTGGGATAA
- a CDS encoding type II toxin-antitoxin system PemK/MazF family toxin, producing MPLSSIQYRGVYKLRDGDLRLHPDPDGRPIGTKARYFVVLSNREVCQSAEWHYVVGCPTSTDPNHVTEYCVEAPRGSGNLPEDCWIRVPAIQPLDKSVLFGGDFCGELKGDPRKRLEEVVVDMIGLL from the coding sequence GTGCCGCTGAGTTCGATCCAGTACCGAGGTGTGTACAAGCTTCGTGATGGCGATCTGCGACTGCACCCCGATCCGGATGGCAGACCTATCGGCACCAAGGCGCGCTATTTCGTGGTGTTGAGCAATCGCGAGGTCTGTCAGAGTGCTGAGTGGCATTACGTCGTTGGCTGTCCTACGTCTACGGACCCGAACCACGTTACGGAGTATTGCGTTGAAGCGCCGCGCGGTAGCGGCAATCTTCCCGAGGACTGCTGGATCAGAGTGCCAGCGATTCAACCCCTCGATAAGTCTGTGCTCTTCGGGGGCGACTTCTGCGGCGAGTTGAAGGGTGACCCCCGGAAGCGGCTCGAAGAGGTCGTGGTCGACATGATCGGCCTTTTGTAG
- a CDS encoding TadE family type IV pilus minor pilin codes for MAVLVVCVSGLTAVTAQVRCVDAAREAARLAARGDTAGADAVVRGVAPPGAAVEFRRRGDFVEARVSTRSRLLPGITISAGALAAAEPDR; via the coding sequence GTGGCGGTGCTCGTCGTCTGCGTCAGCGGCCTCACGGCGGTCACCGCCCAAGTCCGCTGTGTCGACGCGGCCAGGGAAGCGGCCAGGCTGGCTGCCCGCGGCGACACGGCGGGCGCTGATGCGGTGGTCCGCGGTGTCGCACCGCCGGGTGCGGCGGTGGAGTTCCGCAGGCGCGGCGACTTCGTCGAGGCCCGGGTCAGCACCCGGTCGCGGCTGCTGCCGGGCATCACGATCTCGGCCGGTGCGTTGGCGGCGGCCGAACCCGATCGCTGA